Proteins co-encoded in one Opitutus terrae PB90-1 genomic window:
- a CDS encoding SMP-30/gluconolactonase/LRE family protein — protein MKIRVAGLIGVLVTLANLSAPAALAATEPAAVPGGELITFEFAQSKIFPGTRREVTVYVPQRYDPSRPACVYVNQDGVQFNAPAVFDQLIAAGEMPVTIGVFVRPGVLPAANPATALDRINRSFEYDSLSDAYVRFLLEELLPAVETKVTGDGRALRLSRSGNDRAIGGASSGGIAAFTAAWERPDAFTRVFSAIGSYAGLRGGDAYPVLVRKTEPKPIRVFLQDGANDLNNFAGDWWMMNQTMERALAFAGYEVRSAWGERGHDNHDATAVFADAMRWLWHDWPQPVRGALTKNPTLAGVLIPGEDWQLVSEGHVLTEGPAVNRAGEVFFDDIPASKCYRVGADGRATEFIADTQRSNGQIFGPDGRLYAVATATKQILAYDQAGQSAVIAEGIAGNDLVVAHNGNLYVTAPAGAGSREPSRLWLIRPDGTKQSFDTALRYTNGVALSPDQTLLYVADYRSHWVYSYAVQPDGTLAHEQRFHWLHTRDADDESYADGLKCDREGRLYVATKLGIQVCDREGRVAAIIPTPNGKITNLVFGGSEFDTLYATCFEQVYRRKMKVRGVNAWEPPFRPTPPR, from the coding sequence ATGAAGATCCGCGTTGCCGGCTTGATTGGTGTCCTCGTCACGTTGGCGAACCTGTCCGCACCGGCGGCACTCGCGGCCACGGAACCTGCGGCGGTGCCGGGCGGCGAGTTGATCACGTTTGAGTTTGCCCAATCGAAGATCTTTCCCGGCACCCGGCGCGAGGTGACGGTTTACGTGCCGCAGCGCTACGATCCCAGCCGGCCGGCGTGCGTCTATGTGAATCAGGACGGCGTGCAATTCAACGCGCCCGCGGTATTCGACCAGCTCATTGCCGCGGGCGAGATGCCGGTGACCATTGGGGTGTTTGTCCGGCCCGGCGTGCTGCCGGCGGCGAATCCCGCGACCGCGCTGGACCGGATCAACCGCAGCTTCGAATACGATTCGCTCAGCGATGCCTATGTCCGGTTCCTGCTCGAGGAACTGCTCCCCGCGGTCGAAACGAAAGTGACGGGCGATGGTCGGGCGCTGCGGTTGTCGCGCTCGGGCAACGACCGGGCGATCGGCGGGGCGAGCAGTGGCGGCATCGCGGCGTTCACGGCGGCATGGGAGCGGCCCGATGCGTTCACGCGCGTGTTCAGCGCGATCGGCAGCTATGCCGGATTGCGCGGCGGCGATGCTTATCCGGTGCTCGTACGCAAGACGGAGCCGAAGCCGATCCGGGTGTTCCTGCAGGACGGCGCGAACGACCTGAACAATTTCGCCGGTGACTGGTGGATGATGAACCAGACGATGGAACGCGCGCTCGCGTTTGCCGGATACGAGGTGCGCTCCGCCTGGGGCGAGCGCGGGCACGACAATCACGATGCGACGGCCGTGTTCGCCGACGCGATGCGCTGGCTGTGGCACGACTGGCCGCAGCCGGTGCGCGGCGCGCTCACGAAAAACCCGACGCTCGCCGGCGTGCTGATTCCCGGCGAGGACTGGCAACTCGTGAGCGAGGGGCATGTGCTGACGGAAGGTCCCGCCGTGAATCGCGCGGGCGAGGTGTTCTTTGACGATATTCCCGCGAGCAAATGCTATCGCGTCGGCGCGGACGGGCGCGCGACCGAGTTTATTGCCGACACCCAACGATCGAACGGGCAGATCTTCGGGCCGGATGGACGGCTTTACGCCGTGGCCACGGCGACGAAACAGATCCTCGCTTACGATCAGGCGGGACAATCCGCGGTGATCGCCGAAGGGATCGCCGGCAACGACCTGGTCGTGGCGCACAACGGCAATCTCTACGTGACGGCGCCGGCGGGTGCGGGGAGTCGCGAGCCGAGTCGCCTCTGGCTGATCCGGCCGGACGGAACGAAGCAGTCCTTCGATACCGCGCTGCGCTACACGAACGGCGTGGCGCTGTCGCCGGATCAGACGCTGCTCTACGTCGCGGACTATCGCTCGCATTGGGTTTATAGTTACGCCGTACAGCCCGACGGAACGCTGGCGCACGAACAGCGGTTTCACTGGCTGCACACGCGCGACGCGGATGACGAGAGCTATGCCGACGGATTGAAATGCGATCGCGAAGGCCGGTTGTATGTCGCGACGAAGCTCGGAATCCAGGTGTGCGATCGTGAGGGCCGCGTGGCCGCGATCATTCCGACGCCGAATGGGAAGATCACCAATCTCGTATTCGGCGGCAGCGAGTTCGACACGCTTTACGCGACGTGCTTCGAGCAGGTTTATCGCCGCAAGATGAAGGTGCGGGGAGTGAACGCCTGGGAGCCGCCGTTCCGGCCCACGCCGCCGCGGTGA
- a CDS encoding site-2 protease family protein has protein sequence MFGWSLNLFRIRGIQLALHGSFFLLLAWIGYEGWQEGGWIGVMWFVGSLLAFFACVVLHELGHSFTAMHFGIGVRRILLMPIGGMAEFEAIPREPMREFLITLAGPAVNFAIVGVLALFFGLPAGFPMESEFLATAEGFAHLLLQANFIMGCFNLLPAFPMDGGRILRAILANRMPYLRATRTAATIGKIVCAGGIAYAIWQSQFLLAVLFVFIFFAGDAEYRAVRRREFDDARWREMLARIYGPGADTIDEPPMLSR, from the coding sequence ATGTTTGGCTGGTCGCTCAACCTTTTCCGGATCCGCGGGATTCAACTCGCCCTCCACGGGAGCTTTTTCCTGCTGCTTGCGTGGATCGGGTACGAGGGCTGGCAGGAAGGCGGCTGGATCGGCGTGATGTGGTTTGTCGGCTCGCTGCTGGCGTTCTTCGCCTGCGTGGTGCTGCACGAGCTGGGACATTCCTTCACCGCGATGCATTTCGGCATCGGCGTGCGACGGATTCTGCTGATGCCGATCGGCGGCATGGCGGAGTTCGAGGCCATCCCCCGGGAGCCGATGCGCGAGTTCCTCATCACGCTCGCCGGCCCGGCGGTGAACTTTGCGATCGTCGGCGTGCTCGCGCTTTTCTTCGGCCTGCCGGCCGGATTCCCGATGGAGAGCGAATTTCTGGCCACGGCCGAGGGCTTCGCGCACCTGCTGCTCCAGGCCAACTTCATCATGGGCTGCTTCAACCTGTTGCCGGCTTTCCCGATGGATGGTGGCCGGATCCTCCGCGCCATCCTGGCCAATCGGATGCCCTACCTCCGCGCCACGCGTACGGCCGCGACGATCGGAAAGATCGTCTGCGCCGGCGGCATCGCCTATGCAATCTGGCAGTCGCAATTCCTGCTCGCGGTGCTGTTCGTCTTCATCTTCTTCGCCGGTGACGCCGAGTACCGCGCCGTGCGCCGTCGTGAGTTCGATGACGCGCGTTGGCGCGAAATGCTGGCGCGAATCTACGGGCCCGGCGCGGACACGATCGACGAGCCGCCGATGCTGTCACGGTAG
- a CDS encoding sodium:proton antiporter: protein MGAFMFLPVFLSTVASSAANIPLWLVTPFALLLLLIAVMPLTPPRVKHFWEHYYPHVAIGLGLMVIAYYLLQVPSGGTTVVHTLQEYFSFICLIGSLFVVAGGIHIKVKDEATPLANIVFLAIGAVVANVIGTTGASMVMIRPWIRMNKIRISPYHVVFFIFVVSNVGGALTPIGDPPLFLGYLRGIPFFWLVSHVTFQWLFTVACLLAAFYLFDRRSLKHAPQKIQQDIKRPSEGVRFEGKINLLFLGAIIGAVFLPDTYFLREIVMLAAAAASYRLTPNPVHAENQFSFGPIKEVAFLFAGIFATMMPALGYIDQHGQEFGVKKPFQYYVAAGSLSAVLDNAPTYATFLRLAETTAQAEHPQDFPANPQSEAEVVAVLRAWPKDARLIVAVSLGAVFFGAMTYIGNGPNFMVKSIADSMGVHTPTFFGYILKFSLPILLPILLLGGALFL from the coding sequence ATGGGCGCTTTTATGTTCCTGCCGGTCTTTCTTTCCACGGTCGCCTCCAGTGCGGCCAATATCCCTCTGTGGCTGGTCACGCCTTTCGCGCTGCTGCTGCTGCTGATCGCCGTCATGCCCCTCACGCCGCCGCGCGTGAAGCATTTCTGGGAGCACTACTATCCGCACGTGGCGATCGGACTCGGGCTAATGGTGATCGCTTACTACCTGCTGCAGGTGCCGAGCGGCGGGACCACGGTGGTGCACACGCTGCAGGAATACTTCTCGTTCATCTGTCTGATCGGCTCGCTGTTCGTCGTCGCCGGCGGCATCCACATCAAGGTAAAGGACGAAGCCACCCCGCTGGCCAACATCGTGTTCCTGGCCATCGGCGCCGTCGTCGCCAACGTGATTGGCACCACCGGCGCGTCAATGGTCATGATCCGGCCATGGATCCGGATGAACAAGATCCGGATCAGTCCGTATCACGTCGTCTTTTTCATCTTCGTCGTCTCGAACGTCGGTGGCGCGCTCACGCCGATCGGCGATCCGCCGTTGTTCCTCGGCTACCTCCGGGGCATCCCGTTTTTCTGGCTCGTCAGCCATGTCACTTTCCAGTGGCTGTTCACCGTCGCGTGCCTGCTCGCCGCCTTCTACCTGTTCGATCGCCGCAGCCTGAAGCACGCGCCACAGAAAATTCAGCAGGACATCAAGCGGCCATCCGAGGGCGTGCGCTTCGAGGGCAAGATCAACCTGCTCTTCCTTGGCGCCATCATCGGCGCCGTGTTCCTGCCGGATACGTACTTCCTCCGCGAGATCGTGATGCTCGCCGCGGCCGCCGCTTCCTACCGGCTGACGCCCAATCCCGTCCACGCGGAGAACCAGTTCAGCTTCGGCCCGATCAAGGAGGTCGCGTTCCTCTTCGCCGGCATCTTCGCGACGATGATGCCTGCACTCGGCTACATCGATCAACACGGTCAGGAGTTCGGCGTGAAAAAGCCGTTCCAGTACTATGTCGCCGCCGGCAGCTTGTCTGCAGTGCTGGACAACGCGCCGACCTACGCGACTTTCCTCCGCCTCGCGGAAACGACCGCGCAGGCCGAGCACCCGCAGGATTTTCCGGCCAATCCGCAGAGCGAAGCGGAGGTCGTGGCCGTGCTCCGCGCCTGGCCCAAGGACGCGCGGCTGATCGTCGCCGTGAGTCTCGGCGCGGTGTTCTTCGGCGCGATGACCTACATCGGCAACGGCCCGAATTTCATGGTGAAGTCGATCGCTGACAGCATGGGCGTGCACACCCCGACGTTCTTCGGCTACATCCTCAAGTTCAGTCTGCCGATCTTGCTGCCAATCCTCCTGCTCGGTGGCGCGCTGTTCCTGTAG
- a CDS encoding sigma-54-dependent transcriptional regulator — protein MSDLAKPASILVIDDDAEIRYSLSRVLSSRGYTVLEAPNGEQGVVAVKKGPAPDLVLLDVRMSGMGGIEALQLIRSANPKQLVILMTAFGTAQTAIEAMKYGAFDYVMKPFDPQKVLALADAALKTRADLRAVSDYKPTINADDYREGIVGSSPVMQEVFKIIGQVTASDVTVMITGESGTGKELVARSIWKHSHRSSKPFIAVNCAAIPDNLIESELFGHEKGSFTGATGQRLGKFELCDGGTIFLDEIGDMALATQTKILRVLQAGEIQRVGGTETIRVDVRVLAATNKDLEAMVKAKTFREDLYYRLNVVRIKMPPLRERAEDIPQIVDFCLQNLVKQKKARATKVSPEAMAALTRHSWPGNVRELENVIYRSAVIAQGEAILEKDLPAELRTGLTEPVAAAESGAASERSAVTTRTEPALTRERALDFVFASYAAEDEPLLPRLERELIDRAMTAAAGDAAKAAKQLGLTKAALQKRLGTVE, from the coding sequence ATGTCCGACCTCGCCAAGCCCGCCAGTATTCTCGTGATCGATGACGACGCGGAGATCCGCTATTCGTTGTCGCGGGTGTTGTCGTCGCGTGGCTACACCGTGCTGGAGGCGCCGAACGGCGAGCAAGGCGTGGTGGCGGTGAAAAAGGGTCCGGCGCCCGACCTGGTGCTGCTTGATGTGCGTATGAGCGGAATGGGCGGGATCGAGGCGCTGCAGTTGATCCGCAGCGCGAATCCGAAGCAGCTGGTGATTTTGATGACGGCGTTCGGCACGGCGCAGACGGCGATCGAGGCGATGAAATACGGCGCCTTCGATTACGTGATGAAGCCCTTCGATCCGCAGAAGGTGCTGGCGCTGGCCGACGCGGCGCTGAAAACGCGCGCCGACCTGCGCGCGGTCAGCGACTACAAGCCGACGATCAACGCGGACGACTATCGCGAAGGCATCGTCGGCAGTTCGCCGGTGATGCAGGAAGTGTTCAAGATCATCGGCCAGGTGACGGCGAGCGACGTGACGGTGATGATCACCGGCGAGAGCGGCACGGGCAAGGAACTGGTGGCGCGCTCGATTTGGAAGCACAGCCACCGCTCGAGCAAACCGTTCATCGCGGTGAACTGCGCGGCGATTCCCGACAACCTGATCGAGAGCGAGCTGTTTGGGCACGAGAAAGGCTCGTTCACCGGCGCGACGGGCCAGCGACTCGGCAAGTTCGAGCTGTGCGACGGCGGCACGATTTTTCTCGATGAGATCGGCGACATGGCGCTGGCGACGCAGACGAAGATCCTGCGCGTGTTGCAGGCCGGGGAGATCCAGCGCGTCGGCGGCACGGAAACGATCCGCGTCGACGTCCGCGTCCTTGCCGCGACGAACAAGGACCTCGAGGCAATGGTAAAGGCGAAGACATTCCGCGAGGACCTCTACTACCGGCTCAATGTCGTGCGGATCAAGATGCCGCCGCTGCGCGAACGCGCGGAGGATATTCCGCAGATCGTCGATTTTTGCCTGCAGAATCTGGTGAAGCAGAAGAAGGCGCGCGCCACGAAGGTCTCGCCCGAGGCGATGGCGGCGCTGACGCGGCATTCGTGGCCGGGCAACGTGCGCGAACTCGAGAACGTGATTTATCGCAGCGCGGTGATCGCGCAGGGCGAGGCGATTCTCGAGAAGGACCTGCCGGCGGAACTGCGCACGGGGTTGACCGAGCCGGTGGCGGCCGCGGAGTCAGGGGCCGCATCCGAACGGTCCGCGGTGACCACCCGCACCGAGCCGGCACTCACGCGCGAGCGGGCGCTGGATTTTGTCTTCGCGAGTTACGCGGCCGAGGACGAACCGCTCCTGCCGCGACTCGAACGCGAGCTGATCGACCGCGCGATGACTGCGGCGGCCGGCGACGCGGCCAAAGCGGCGAAGCAGCTGGGCTTGACGAAGGCGGCGTTGCAGAAGCGGCTGGGGACCGTCGAATGA
- a CDS encoding hybrid sensor histidine kinase/response regulator, with translation MHARPDESPRPNSYARPAPRSGATFSQFAVAVLAVGAAALVRGAVAPLLDPDALQFAFFFPAIACAAWYGRLPAAIFAAVLSGVVAAIAFVAPTSAPLPLTARDWMGVFAFLAAAAPVIGAIELMHRANDRARAELRRRLQVDDTSRESEERFRTVADGLPLVVWVHDADGRQQFVNRTFCEFFGVKAEEMNGARWRELLHPDDAARYATEFLACVRDRRPFAAEVRVRRHDGQWRWCESWARPRWSASGEFCGFVGASADITDRKRSEAALAESQQRLQLALAGAETGVWSWEVATGRVHWSPELYRLFGISEFSGTVEAARQLVHPEDLARVSHAITDALEKREPYAVEFRIVRPDGSTHWMSDRGRADYDANGRPGRLLGVITDVTARKRVEAELEAARDQALAASRAKDRFLAMLSHELRTPLTPALMIAAEFECSPLVPAALHDDLAVVRASIELEARLIDDLLDVSRVTRGKLHLQFARCEGHAVLRQAVETVQPEFVTKHITLGWELDPSDAPLWGDSVRLQQVFWNILRNAAKFTPSGGSIRLRSQVADGTWRLEVIDTGIGIAPDDLERIFESFYQSGQGAEPRLGGLGLGLTISSSIVRDHGGKIWAESAGLDRGSTVIIELPLQPGSIQAAPMNLVGEPRPSRSLKILVVEDHAPTRAAFGSLLRRRGHTVTTAEGVDSAQREAANQCFDLVISDLGLLDGDGLQLMRHLRQVYGLRGIALSGHGMEIDIQNAYDAGFSVHLTKPVTLRKLDEALAQVMDTLPVA, from the coding sequence GTGCACGCGCGTCCAGACGAATCCCCGCGTCCGAATTCCTACGCCCGCCCCGCCCCGCGTTCCGGCGCGACTTTCAGCCAGTTTGCTGTAGCCGTGCTGGCCGTCGGCGCCGCGGCGCTGGTCCGCGGAGCCGTCGCCCCGCTGCTGGATCCCGATGCGCTGCAGTTCGCGTTCTTCTTTCCCGCGATTGCTTGCGCCGCCTGGTATGGCCGCCTGCCCGCTGCGATTTTCGCCGCCGTGCTCAGCGGAGTCGTGGCGGCGATTGCCTTCGTCGCGCCGACTTCCGCCCCGCTGCCCCTCACCGCGCGCGACTGGATGGGCGTGTTCGCTTTCCTTGCGGCCGCCGCCCCAGTCATCGGCGCGATTGAGCTGATGCATCGGGCCAACGACCGCGCGCGCGCTGAGCTGCGGCGGCGCCTGCAGGTCGATGACACCTCGCGCGAGAGCGAGGAGCGCTTCCGCACGGTGGCGGACGGCCTGCCGCTCGTCGTCTGGGTGCACGATGCGGACGGGCGGCAGCAGTTCGTGAACCGCACGTTTTGCGAGTTCTTCGGCGTCAAGGCCGAGGAAATGAACGGCGCACGCTGGCGCGAACTCCTGCATCCGGACGACGCCGCCCGCTACGCCACGGAATTCCTCGCCTGCGTGCGCGACCGGCGTCCGTTTGCCGCCGAGGTTCGCGTTCGCCGACATGACGGCCAGTGGCGCTGGTGTGAATCCTGGGCGCGCCCGCGCTGGTCAGCCTCGGGCGAGTTCTGCGGTTTCGTGGGCGCCAGTGCCGATATTACCGACCGCAAACGTAGCGAGGCCGCGCTCGCAGAGAGTCAACAGCGGCTGCAGCTCGCCCTCGCCGGCGCCGAGACGGGCGTGTGGTCGTGGGAGGTCGCCACGGGCCGAGTCCACTGGTCGCCCGAACTCTACCGCCTGTTCGGGATCTCGGAGTTTTCCGGCACGGTTGAGGCCGCGCGGCAATTGGTCCACCCCGAGGATCTCGCTCGCGTGTCGCACGCGATCACCGACGCGCTGGAGAAGCGCGAGCCCTATGCCGTCGAGTTCCGCATCGTGCGGCCCGACGGCAGCACGCACTGGATGTCAGATCGCGGCCGCGCCGACTACGATGCCAACGGCCGGCCGGGACGCTTGCTCGGCGTGATCACCGACGTCACCGCGCGCAAACGCGTGGAAGCGGAGTTGGAAGCCGCGCGGGACCAGGCGCTCGCCGCCAGCCGGGCGAAGGACCGTTTCCTCGCGATGCTGAGTCACGAACTGCGCACGCCCTTGACGCCGGCGCTAATGATCGCGGCCGAGTTCGAATGCTCGCCGTTGGTGCCGGCGGCGCTCCACGACGACCTCGCCGTCGTGCGGGCGAGCATCGAGCTCGAAGCCCGACTGATCGACGATCTCCTTGACGTCTCGCGGGTCACGCGCGGCAAGCTCCACCTGCAGTTCGCCCGGTGCGAGGGGCACGCCGTCCTGCGGCAGGCGGTCGAGACGGTGCAACCCGAGTTTGTGACCAAACACATCACACTCGGGTGGGAGCTCGATCCCTCGGACGCGCCACTGTGGGGCGACTCCGTGCGGCTCCAGCAGGTGTTTTGGAACATCCTCCGCAACGCCGCCAAGTTCACGCCGTCGGGCGGATCGATTCGGCTGCGCAGCCAGGTCGCGGACGGCACGTGGCGACTCGAGGTAATCGATACCGGCATCGGCATTGCGCCGGACGACTTGGAACGGATCTTCGAAAGTTTCTACCAGAGTGGCCAAGGCGCGGAGCCTCGACTGGGGGGACTGGGGCTCGGTTTGACGATCTCGAGCTCGATCGTGCGCGACCACGGCGGAAAAATCTGGGCGGAGAGCGCCGGACTCGATCGCGGTTCGACGGTGATCATCGAGCTGCCGCTGCAGCCAGGATCGATCCAGGCGGCGCCGATGAATTTGGTGGGCGAACCGCGGCCATCGCGCTCGCTCAAGATCCTGGTGGTCGAAGATCACGCGCCGACGCGCGCCGCGTTCGGCTCGTTGCTACGCCGCCGCGGTCACACGGTCACCACCGCCGAGGGCGTGGATTCGGCTCAGCGCGAAGCGGCGAACCAGTGTTTCGATCTCGTGATTTCCGATCTCGGCTTGCTGGACGGCGATGGGCTGCAGTTGATGCGGCACTTGCGGCAGGTCTACGGACTGCGCGGGATCGCGCTCAGCGGACATGGCATGGAAATCGACATCCAAAATGCTTATGATGCCGGCTTCTCCGTTCACCTGACCAAACCCGTCACGTTGCGGAAACTCGACGAAGCCCTCGCCCAGGTGATGGATACGTTGCCCGTCGCGTAA
- a CDS encoding DUF2062 domain-containing protein produces the protein MHQHHLSRKRLRGGFLHSWLGDRLLAKELWLPTHNSLARAWLVGFIITVIPFLPGQVLLACIACLLIRGNLLLGIALQFLSSPLTAPVHLPTAYFLGELVRGRDPVEVWHHISTAPRDLATGSGVESLYLGALILGVVGGLLGYAIIHHTWRMPHRKLRPPEPKNPVV, from the coding sequence ATGCATCAGCATCACCTTTCGCGCAAGCGGCTGCGCGGCGGCTTCCTGCATTCCTGGCTCGGTGACCGGCTCCTCGCCAAGGAACTCTGGCTGCCAACCCACAACTCGCTCGCCCGCGCGTGGCTCGTGGGGTTCATCATCACCGTCATCCCGTTCCTCCCGGGCCAGGTGCTCCTCGCCTGCATCGCATGCCTCCTCATCCGCGGCAATCTCCTCCTCGGCATCGCGCTGCAATTTCTATCCTCGCCGCTCACCGCGCCGGTGCATCTGCCCACCGCCTATTTCCTCGGCGAGCTCGTGCGCGGCCGCGATCCCGTTGAGGTGTGGCATCACATTTCGACCGCGCCGCGCGACCTCGCCACCGGCAGCGGCGTGGAGTCGCTCTATCTTGGCGCGTTGATCCTGGGAGTTGTCGGCGGATTGCTCGGCTACGCGATCATCCATCACACGTGGCGCATGCCGCACCGGAAACTCCGCCCGCCGGAGCCGAAGAACCCGGTCGTCTAG